A genomic stretch from Plutella xylostella chromosome 14, ilPluXylo3.1, whole genome shotgun sequence includes:
- the LOC105396130 gene encoding deoxycytidylate deaminase: MDLVEKAAAMSLESKAKNVQTKREDYIDWKEYFMATAFLAAKRSKDPSSQVGACVVNKDNKIVGTGYNGMPIGCSDEEFPWGKYTESPLDSKYLYVCHAEMNAILNKNAADVKDCTIYVGLFPCNECAKIIIQSGIKEVVYLSDKHAHKPETIASKRMFDAVGIKYWQYKPKNQRIVIDFSDIDWNAMSP, encoded by the exons ATGGATTTAGTAGAAAAGGCAGCGGCAATGTCGTTGGAAAG TAAAGCCAAGAATGTTCAGACGAAGAGGGAAGACTATATCGATTGGAAGGAGTATTTTATGGCCACAGCATTTTTGGCGGCAAAAAGGAGCAAGGACCCAAGTTCACAAGTTGGTGCTTGTGTAGTGAATAAAGACAATAAAATAGTAGGAACTGG GTACAATGGAATGCCCATTGGTTGTAGTGATGAAGAGTTCCCGTGGGGAAAATATACTGAGTCACCTTTAGACAGCAAATACCTATATG TATGCCATGCAGAAATGAATGCAATCCTCAACAAAAACGCAGCAGATGTAAAAGACTGCACTATCTACGTTGGCCTGTTCCCGTGCAATGAATGTGCCAAGATCATCATCCAGTCCGGCATCAAGGAGGTGGTGTACCTGTCAGACAAACACGCACACAAGCCAGAGACCATAGCTTCTAAGAGGATGTTCGATGCCGTAGGAATCAAATATTG GCAGTACAAACCAAAGAATCAGAGGATTGTCATAGATTTCTCAGATATAGACTGGAATGCTATGAGCCCATAA
- the LOC119694271 gene encoding ecdysone oxidase, with product MSSVGATVNALFGRLSTASSTPLVKWMLQMLALSQALAPAGWPAAYKLKDGDRFDFIVVGAGAAGAALAARLSEQPRCSVLLLEAGADPPPASVEGGALRQVKIKQNDKLNDWIFDFIVVGAGAAGAALAARLSEQSRCSVLLLEAGADPPPASVIPSMFGVLGHTKYDWDYLAALDEGTGMSKENRSIFMTRGKMLGGSSSLNYLMYSRGDPDDFDEWAERAPGWDWNTVLHYYKKLEGMQDPVVMRSKGAFLHSKDGPVKISRPKQNRFFREVNERLMDSLEELGVPRVLENNGMDRLGVSPPHYFFHNGRRSSTAEAYLVPAAKRPNLFVAKNAHVNRVLIDRYTNQAFGVEVRLKNNKNIFVHTNKEVILSGGAINTPKILMLSGIGPEFELDELGIDAIVDLPVGKNLQEHAVVPVMFAGQQGLQSAVQYLYTAAELDAFPAPMQFGLFNLNHSMPGFPNTSRPMFQFFSTYIGAGASLFSYVGCRAVVNFEEDFCTSVATLNAMKDINLIALILLHPLSRGEVKLRSSNPADDPIINLGFFRQKEDLDALTEAYKYILGLAKTSRFRREGVRVPRLRVKGCDKLKWGSDRYWECFVRSTAGSMFHPVGTCPMGRDGVVDERLRVHGVSGLRVADASVMPTITSGNTNAPCIMIGERAADLIKSDYGLSDNDNT from the exons atgtcgTCTGTGGGTGCAACAGTGAATGCTTTGTTTGGAAGATTGTCGACGGCGTCTTCGACACCGCTGGTGAAATGGATGCTTCAGATGCTGGCTTTGTCACAAGCCTTGGCACCAGCGGGGTGGCCGGCTGCTTATAAACTGAAAG ACGGCGACCGCTTCGACTTCATCGTGGTGggcgcgggggccgcgggggccgCCCTCGCCGCGCGGCTCAGCGAGCAGCCGCGCTGCTCCGTGCTGCTGCTGGAGGCGGGGGCGGATCCGCCGCCTGCTAGTGTT gaaggaggCGCCCTCAGACAAGTAAAAATAAAGCAAAATGACaaatt AAATGATTGGATATTTGACTTCATCGTGGTGggcgcgggggccgcgggggccgCCCTCGCCGCGCGgctcagcgagcagtcgcgcTGCTCCGTGCTGCTTCTAGAAGCGGGGGCGGACCCGCCGCCTGCTAGCGTT ATACCGAGCATGTTTGGTGTTCTCGGCCACACCAAGTATGACTGGGATTACCTCGCGGCGCTAGACGAGGGCACGGGGATGTCCAAGGAGAACAGATCCATATTCATGACGCGAGGGAAGATGCTCGGCGGATCCTCCTCACTGAACTACCTGATGTACTCCAGAGGAGACCCTGACGACTTCGACGAGTGGGCCGAGCGCGCGCCAGGCTGGGACTGGAATACCGTCCTTCACTACTACAAGAAACTAGAAGGAATGCAAGACCCTGTGGTCATGCGGAGCAAAGGCGCTTTCTTACATTCTAAGGATGGACCCGTGAAGATATCAAGACCGAAACAGAATAGATTCTTCCGAGAGGTAAATGAAAGGCTTATGGATTCGCTTGAAGAACTCGGCGTTCCAAGGGTGCTGGAGAACAACGGCATGGATCGCCTCGGAGTCTCCCCTCCCCATTACTTCTTCCACAACGGCCGGCGCTCCAGCACAGCTGAAGCATACCTGGTGCCGGCAGCTAAAAGACCAAACCTTTTTGTGGCCAAGAATGCCCACGTTAACCGAGTTTTGATCGATAGATACACAAACCAAGCTTTTGGCGTCGAAGTACgtttaaagaataataaaaacatattcgTTCACACGAATAAAGAAGTAATCCTATCTGGTGGAGCGATTAACACCCCGAAGATACTAATGCTATCAGGTATCGGTCCAGAGTTTGAGCTGGATGAGTTAGGTATAGATGCGATAGTGGATCTTCCTGTCGGGAAGAACCTGCAGGAGCATGCGGTGGTGCCGGTGATGTTCGCTGGTCAGCAGGGCCTGCAGTCGGCCGTGCAATATCTGTACACTGCTGCTGAGCTGGACGCTTTCCCTGCTCCCATGCAGTTTGGACTATTTAACCTGAACCATTCCATGCCGGGCTTTCCTAACACATCGCGACCGATGTTCCAGTTCTTCAGCACATACATCGGCGCTGGAGCATCACTATTCTCGTACGTGGGCTGCCGAGCAGTGGTCAATTTCGAAGAAGATTTCTGCACGTCTGTCGCGACACTCAACGCAATGAAAGACATCAATTTAATCGCTCTCATTCTCTTACACCCTCTTTCGAGAGGAGAAGTGAAACTCCGGAGCAGCAACCCGGCAGACGATCCGATAATAAACTTGGGTTTCTTTCGACAGAAAGAGGATTTGGACGCGTTGACTGAAGCCTACAAGTACATATTGGGTTTGGCGAAGACATCCCGGTTTCGTCGGGAAGGAGTGCGAGTACCCAGGCTGAGAGTGAAGGGTTGTGACAAGTTAAAGTGGGGCAGTGATCGCTACTGGGAGTGCTTCGTGCGCAGCACTGCGGGGTCGATGTTCCACCCGGTCGGGACTTGCCCCATGGGGCGGGACGGGGTGGTGGATGAGCGACTGCGAGTGCATGGAGTCAGCGGCTTAAGAGTAGCTGACGCGTCGGTCATGCCCACCATCACCAGCGGAAATACCAacgcaccctgtataatgatCGGTGAACGCGCCGCTGACTTAATCAAGTCAGATTACGGACTCAGTGACAATGATAATACTTAG